The following proteins are co-located in the uncultured Draconibacterium sp. genome:
- a CDS encoding ATPase, giving the protein MEEKNKTEKPIPSMSKPIKIIPNPYKEIAGFENGKHQFGFKACRKWLEDLGKKTYGAQFRLYPEDSELLYRLIVYAIEDKDVAPKWNLDLKKGILLTGPIGCGKTTLMSLVKYFFQNGKQFRVVSARDISFEFEKEGYKVINRYSKNPANLTYSNPVPNIYCFDDLGVEQVQKHFGNECNVMGEILLSRYDLFVSRGIPTHLTTNLSASEIEEKYGNRVRSRMREMFNLIAFDKNAGDKRI; this is encoded by the coding sequence ATGGAAGAAAAAAACAAAACGGAAAAGCCAATCCCCTCCATGTCGAAACCGATAAAGATTATTCCGAACCCTTATAAGGAGATTGCTGGTTTTGAAAACGGGAAACATCAGTTTGGGTTCAAAGCCTGTCGAAAGTGGCTGGAAGACCTGGGAAAAAAAACTTACGGGGCGCAATTCCGGTTGTATCCTGAGGATTCAGAATTGCTTTACCGTTTGATTGTTTATGCCATTGAAGACAAAGACGTAGCCCCAAAATGGAACCTGGATCTGAAAAAAGGTATTTTGCTCACCGGCCCTATAGGTTGCGGTAAAACAACACTAATGAGCCTGGTAAAATATTTTTTTCAAAATGGAAAGCAATTTAGGGTAGTATCCGCCCGTGATATCAGTTTTGAATTTGAAAAAGAAGGTTACAAAGTGATTAACCGTTACAGCAAAAATCCTGCAAACCTGACTTATTCCAATCCCGTTCCAAACATTTATTGTTTTGATGACCTGGGGGTCGAGCAAGTACAAAAACATTTTGGGAATGAATGTAACGTGATGGGAGAGATCCTGCTTAGCCGTTATGATCTGTTTGTTTCCAGAGGAATTCCTACACACCTGACCACTAACTTATCTGCCAGTGAAATAGAAGAAAAGTATGGCAACCGTGTCCGCAGCCGTATGCGTGAAATGTTTAACCTGATCGCTTTTGACAAAAATGCCGGGGACAAACGAATCTGA